The following coding sequences lie in one Oncorhynchus nerka isolate Pitt River linkage group LG14, Oner_Uvic_2.0, whole genome shotgun sequence genomic window:
- the LOC135574910 gene encoding doublecortin domain-containing protein 2-like, which translates to MNSEKPSFLSQPVVKNIFVYRNGDPFYEARRLVVNQKRVSNFDTFLRDVTGGVQAPFGAVRNIYTPRMGHRVACLDHLQSGEQYVAAGREKFKKLDYSQIGSRKKRMLLTSSGQAKPVPQSRIIVSARFLKPIKEPCSIFVVANGDVMTPALRLLIPQRILGQYDRVLEMITDKMGLRILGCVRSLYTFDGNHVNEGKDLESGQLYVAVGRDKFKRLPYSDLLFTKPRGIRRTTGSKASSLPPIYTSGKQKEQCKSLTVNHSKSMWRCREPADTKISAHDTDRTSSIVRQISQQRLMILRKRRSGLSISLGTQDNGRNDP; encoded by the exons ATGAACTCCGAAAAGCCCAGTTTTCTATCGCAACCTGTTGTGAAGAACATTTTCGTGTATCGAAATGGAGATCCGTTTTACGAGGCTCGCCGGTTAGTGGTAAACCAAAAGAGAGTGTCCAATTTCGATACTTTTCTTCGAGATGTGACGGGGGGTGTGCAGGCTCCGTTTGGAGCGGTTCGGAACATCTACACCCCTCGAATGGGCCATCGGGTGGCCTGCCTGGACCATCTACAGAGCGGGGAACAATATGTCGCTGCCGGGAGAGAGAAATTCAAGAAATTGGA TTATTCACAGATAGGGTCCAGAAAGAAGAGGATGCTCCTTACTTCTTCAGGGCAG GCTAAACCGGTGCCCCAGAGTCGAATCATTGTATCAGCCAGATTCCTGAAACCCATCAAAGAACCCTGTTCGATTTT CGTGGTAGCGAATGGTGATGTGATGACCCCAGCGTTAAGACTGCTGATACCCCAACGGATACTGGGCCAATACGACAGGGTTCTGGAGATGATCACTGACAAAATGGGTTTGAGAATCCTGGGGTGTGTACGAAG CCTTTACACCTTTGATGGAAATCATGTGAACGAGGGAAAGGACTTGGAAAGTGGACAGTTGTACGTGGCTGTTGGGAGAGACAAGTTTAAAAGACTTCCCTACAGTGACCTTCTGTTCACCAAACCAAGGGGAATACGAAGGACTACAGG ATCCAAAGCTTCCTCATTACCTCCCATATACACATCTGGAAAGCAGAAAGAACAGTGTAAAAGT TTGACGGTGAACCACAGTAAGTCTATGTGGCGGTGCAgagagccagcagacaccaagaTATCTGCGCACGATACGGACCGCACGTCGTCCATCGTCAGGCAGATCTCCCAGCAGAGACTCATGATCctcaggaagaggaggagtggtcTCAGTATCTCCCTGGGAACACAGGACAACGGTAGGAATGACccctga